The Prunus persica cultivar Lovell chromosome G8, Prunus_persica_NCBIv2, whole genome shotgun sequence genome includes a region encoding these proteins:
- the LOC18768295 gene encoding putative UDP-glucose glucosyltransferase, protein MGSETPSTHIFLVCFPAQGHINPMLRLGKRLAAKGMLVTFSTTENYGKEMRKANNGISEEATPVGAGFIRFEFFPDGLPEDDPKQTDLEYYVPKLELVGKELVTQMIKRHATEGRPVSCVVNNPFIPWVCDVAVELGIPQATLWIQSCAVFSAYYHYNKKTVPFPTEAEPNIDVQLPCMPVLKHDEIPSFLYPSDPFEVLGRAILGQFKKLSKSFYVLMDTFQELEPEIIEHMSQVCIVKPVGPLFKNPKAPKTSVRGDLMKADDCLDWLDSKPPASVVYISFGSIVHLKQEQVDEIAHGLLSSGVSFLWVLKPPAKAFGLEKHVLPQGFLEEVGDKGKLVQWSPQEQVLGHTSVACFLTHCGWNSSVEALTSGVPVVTFPQWGDQVTNAKFLVDVFGVGLRLSRGMAENRLVMRAEVEKCLLEATVGDKEVELRRNTLKWKKVAEEAVAEGGSSDRSLEDFLDEISKIKSVA, encoded by the exons ATGGGATCTGAAACTCCTTCCACTCATATATTTCTGGTGTGTTTTCCAGCACAAGGACACATAAACCCCATGCTCAGGCTAGGCAAACGCTTGGCTGCCAAGGGCATGTTGGTGACTTTCTCCACGACTGAAAACTATGGCAAAGAGATGAGAAAAGCCAACAATGGCATCAGTGAGGAAGCCACACCAGTTGGCGCTGGTTTTATCAGGTTTGAGTTTTTCCCAGATGGGCTTCCAGAAGACGACCCAAAACAAACCGACTTGGAGTACTATGTGCCCAAGCTTGAGCTGGTGGGGAAGGAGCTGGTCACTCAGATGATCAAACGACATGCCACTGAAGGTCGTCCAGTTTCTTGCGTTGTCAACAACCCCTTCATTCCTTGGGTTTGTGATGTCGCCGTTGAGCTTGGGATCCCTCAGGCCACGCTCTGGATTCAGTCCTGTGCTGTGTTCTCGGCTTACTACCATTACAACAAGAAGACGGTGCCGTTTCCTACGGAAGCCGAGCCAAATATAGATGTTCAGCTCCCTTGTATGCCTGTTTTGAAGCATGATGAGATTCCTAGCTTCTTGTACCCTTCTGATCCATTTGAG gTTTTGGGAAGGGCAATCTTAGGCCAATTCAAGAAGctatcaaaatcattttatGTATTAATGGACACATTCCAAGAGCTGGAGCCCGAAATCATCGAACACATGTCCCAAGTCTGCATAGTGAAGCCTGTTGGTCCCTtgttcaagaacccaaaagctCCCAAAACAAGCGTCAGAGGAGACTTAATGAAAGCTGACGACTGCCTTGACTGGCTTGACTCAAAGCCCCCAGCATCCGTCGTCTACATTTCTTTTGGTAGCATTGTCCACTTAAAACAAGAGCAAGTTGACGAGATTGCTCATGGGCTTTTGAGCTCCGGGGTCTCATTTTTATGGGTCCTCAAGCCACCTGCCAAAGCATTTGGGTTAGAAAAACATGTTCTGCCACAAGGGTTTTTGGAAGAGGTTGGGGACAAGGGAAAATTGGTCCAATGGAGCCCACAAGAGCAAGTTCTAGGGCACACGTCGGTTGCATGTTTTTTGACTCATTGTGGCTGGAACTCTTCGGTTGAAGCCCTCACTTCTGGTGTGCCAGTTGTGACTTTTCCTCAATGGGGCGACCAAGTCACCAATGCCAAGTTCTTGGTGGATGTGTTTGGTGTGGGGCTTAGACTCAGTCGGGGCATGGCTGAGAATAGGTTGGTCATGAGGGCGGAGGTTGAGAAGTGCTTGTTGGAGGCAACCGTGGGAGATAAGGAGGTAGAATTGAGGCGTAACACTTTGAAGTGGAAGAAGGTGGCGGAGGAGGCGGTGGCGGAGGGCGGCTCCTCCGACCGGAGTCTCGAAGATTTTCTGGACGAGATTAGCAAGATCAAGTCTGTTGCTTAG